In Phormidium ambiguum IAM M-71, a genomic segment contains:
- a CDS encoding alpha/beta hydrolase, translating to MNKQILKKFIIGEFSYFRIMRSLFFIYACLCIYAYFFTDRIIFLPQPSTYQDNDRILKLTTKDGAKISAVYLPNPQAKFTILYSHGNAEDLGEIQFVLEELRNLGFAVFSYDYRGYGTSQGKPTETTTYKDIDAAYNYLTQKLGVNPENIILYGRSVGGGPSVDLASRKLVGGLILENTFVSTFRVATQIPIVPFDKFNNIAKIQKVRSPILIMYGKADRVIPFWHGEKLFATANEPKQVLVIENGGHDDFREVAGKKYDRALQEFTQLISQKGTGD from the coding sequence ATCTATGCTTGTCTTTGCATATATGCTTACTTTTTTACTGATCGAATTATCTTTCTCCCTCAACCCTCTACTTACCAAGATAACGATCGAATTCTCAAATTAACTACTAAAGATGGGGCAAAAATTTCCGCAGTTTACTTACCTAATCCTCAAGCTAAGTTTACCATTCTTTATAGTCATGGAAATGCGGAAGATTTGGGCGAGATTCAATTTGTACTGGAAGAGTTACGAAATCTAGGATTTGCGGTATTTTCTTATGATTATCGAGGATATGGTACGAGTCAAGGAAAACCGACAGAAACAACTACTTATAAAGATATTGATGCTGCATACAATTACCTGACACAAAAGTTGGGTGTAAATCCAGAAAATATTATACTTTATGGTCGTTCTGTTGGTGGGGGGCCATCAGTTGATTTGGCGAGTCGAAAACTTGTCGGAGGGTTAATTTTAGAGAATACTTTTGTGAGTACTTTTCGAGTTGCCACCCAAATTCCGATCGTTCCATTTGACAAGTTTAATAATATTGCCAAAATTCAAAAAGTGCGATCGCCAATCTTAATAATGTATGGTAAAGCCGATCGAGTTATTCCATTTTGGCACGGAGAAAAACTATTTGCTACTGCCAATGAACCGAAGCAAGTTTTAGTTATTGAAAATGGGGGACATGATGATTTTCGAGAAGTGGCAGGTAAGAAATACGATCGAGCTTTGCAAGAATTTACCCAACTAATTTCTCAAAAAGGGACTGGGGACTAG